A single region of the Bacteroides luhongzhouii genome encodes:
- the rpsF gene encoding 30S ribosomal protein S6, with protein MNQYETVFILTPVLSDVQMKEAVEKFKGVLQAEGAEIINEENWGLKKLAYPIQKKSTGFYQLIEFNADPTVIDKLEINFRRDERVIRFLTFKMDKYAAEYAAKRRSVKSNKKED; from the coding sequence ATGAATCAATACGAAACCGTTTTCATTTTAACTCCCGTTTTATCTGATGTTCAGATGAAGGAAGCGGTAGAAAAATTCAAAGGCGTTCTTCAAGCTGAAGGTGCTGAGATTATTAATGAAGAAAACTGGGGACTGAAGAAATTGGCTTACCCAATTCAGAAAAAGTCTACAGGTTTTTATCAACTGATTGAGTTCAATGCAGATCCTACTGTTATTGACAAGCTGGAAATTAATTTCCGTCGTGATGAACGCGTAATCCGTTTCTTGACTTTCAAGATGGATAAGTATGCTGCTGAATACGCTGCAAAAAGAAGAAGTGTTAAATCAAACAAAAAGGAGGATTAA
- a CDS encoding MarR family winged helix-turn-helix transcriptional regulator, which yields MIEQFNFDIRLIFAILNGKVSAAINRKLYRNFRQNGLEISPEQWTVLIFLWEKDGVTQQELCNATFKDKPSMTRLIDNMERQHLVVRISDKKDRRTNLIHLTKDGKELEEKARVIAGQTLKEALHGITLDELSIGQEVLKKVFYNTKD from the coding sequence ATGATAGAGCAATTTAATTTCGACATTCGGCTTATATTCGCCATATTAAATGGCAAAGTTTCTGCGGCAATCAACAGGAAATTGTACCGAAACTTCCGTCAGAACGGATTGGAAATCAGCCCAGAACAATGGACGGTACTCATTTTTCTGTGGGAAAAAGACGGGGTGACGCAACAAGAGTTGTGTAATGCAACTTTTAAAGACAAGCCCAGCATGACCCGATTGATAGATAATATGGAACGGCAACATCTTGTTGTGCGCATTTCCGACAAAAAAGACCGCCGCACCAACCTGATCCATCTGACCAAAGACGGGAAAGAATTGGAAGAAAAAGCGCGTGTCATTGCCGGACAGACTCTAAAAGAGGCTCTACACGGTATCACTCTCGACGAATTGAGCATTGGGCAAGAGGTGCTGAAAAAGGTATTCTACAATACGAAAGATTAG
- a CDS encoding response regulator transcription factor — protein MDEKLRILLCEDDENLGMLLREYLQAKGYSAELYPDGEAGYKAFLKNKYDLCVFDVMMPKKDGFTLAQDVRAANAEIPIIFLTAKTLKEDILEGFKIGADDYITKPFSMEELTFRIEAILRRVRGKKNKESNIYKIGKFTFDTQKQILSSEGKQTKLTTKESELLGLLCAHANEILQRDFALKTIWIDDNYFNARSMDVYITKLRKHLKEDDSIEIINIHGKGYKLITPEVES, from the coding sequence ATGGACGAGAAACTGCGTATTTTATTGTGCGAGGATGACGAAAATCTTGGCATGCTTTTAAGAGAATATCTACAGGCAAAAGGTTATTCTGCTGAGTTATATCCTGATGGAGAAGCCGGTTATAAGGCTTTCTTGAAGAATAAATATGACTTGTGCGTGTTTGACGTGATGATGCCTAAAAAAGACGGCTTCACACTGGCACAGGATGTCCGTGCAGCAAATGCTGAAATTCCTATTATCTTCCTGACGGCTAAAACGCTGAAAGAAGATATCCTGGAAGGCTTTAAAATCGGTGCGGATGATTATATCACCAAACCGTTTAGTATGGAAGAATTGACATTCAGAATTGAAGCAATCTTGAGACGTGTTCGTGGAAAGAAGAACAAAGAAAGCAATATCTATAAGATTGGTAAGTTTACTTTCGACACGCAGAAGCAAATTCTGTCGTCAGAAGGCAAACAGACTAAACTGACTACTAAAGAATCTGAACTACTCGGATTGCTTTGTGCACATGCCAATGAGATTTTGCAACGTGACTTCGCTCTGAAAACAATCTGGATTGACGATAACTATTTCAATGCCCGTAGTATGGACGTGTATATCACGAAATTGCGTAAGCACCTGAAAGAAGACGACTCAATCGAAATTATCAATATTCACGGAAAAGGCTATAAACTGATTACTCCGGAAGTTGAATCTTAA
- a CDS encoding sensor histidine kinase — MKKSTIWILGIVMGLSFLSLLYLQVSYIEEMMKTRKEQFDSAVRNSLDQVSKDVEYAETRRWLIEDISEAERKALIANNASMQQDNLIQQTQRFTVKSKDGKVYSDFELKVMTTKPSELPKAMISPYRGTKTIPETSRSLVEAIKNRYMYQRALLDEVAWQMIYRGSDKSIGDRVRFKELDDYLKSSLYNNSIDLPYHFTVIDKDGREVYRCADYEAKGSEDAYQQALFKNDPPAKMSILKVHFPGKKDYIFDSISFMIPSLIFTLVLLVTFIFTIYIVFRQKKLTEMKNDFINNMTHEFKTPISTISLAAQMLKDPAVGKSPQMFQHISGVINDETKRLRFQVEKVLQMSMFERQKATLKMKEIDANELIAGVVNTFALKVERYNGKITSNLEATDPVIFADEMHITNVIFNLMDNAVKYKKPEEDLELKVRTWNESGKLMISIQDNGIGIKKENLKKIFEKFYRVHTGNLHDVKGFGLGLAYVRKIILDHKGTIRAESDLNVGTKFIIALPLLKNN; from the coding sequence ATGAAGAAGTCAACAATTTGGATATTAGGTATTGTAATGGGGCTTTCCTTCCTTAGTCTGCTGTACTTGCAGGTAAGTTATATAGAGGAAATGATGAAAACCCGTAAGGAACAGTTTGATTCGGCTGTACGCAATAGCCTGGATCAGGTTTCCAAGGATGTGGAATATGCAGAGACCAGACGTTGGTTGATCGAGGATATTTCAGAAGCAGAGAGAAAAGCACTAATTGCGAATAATGCTTCCATGCAACAAGACAACTTGATTCAGCAAACGCAACGGTTTACGGTGAAGTCAAAGGATGGAAAGGTATATTCGGATTTCGAGTTGAAAGTGATGACCACTAAGCCCTCCGAGCTTCCGAAGGCTATGATTTCTCCTTATAGGGGGACAAAGACTATTCCGGAAACTTCGCGTTCATTGGTGGAAGCCATCAAGAATCGGTATATGTATCAACGGGCATTACTCGATGAAGTGGCCTGGCAGATGATTTATCGGGGAAGTGACAAGTCGATTGGAGACAGAGTACGGTTCAAAGAACTGGATGACTATCTGAAATCGAGCTTATATAATAATAGTATAGATTTGCCTTATCACTTTACGGTGATTGACAAAGACGGCAGGGAAGTCTACCGTTGTGCGGATTATGAGGCAAAGGGAAGTGAAGACGCTTATCAACAGGCATTGTTCAAAAATGACCCGCCTGCAAAAATGAGTATATTGAAAGTACACTTTCCGGGGAAGAAAGATTATATCTTTGACTCCATCAGTTTCATGATTCCGTCGCTGATATTTACACTGGTATTGTTAGTGACATTCATCTTTACGATTTATATCGTATTCCGGCAAAAGAAACTGACGGAGATGAAGAATGACTTTATCAATAATATGACGCACGAATTTAAAACACCGATATCTACCATTTCATTAGCAGCCCAGATGTTGAAAGATCCGGCGGTGGGAAAATCTCCGCAGATGTTCCAGCATATATCGGGAGTGATTAATGATGAAACCAAGCGCTTGCGCTTCCAGGTGGAAAAGGTACTCCAGATGTCGATGTTTGAGCGTCAGAAGGCTACTTTGAAGATGAAGGAGATTGATGCGAATGAATTAATAGCAGGAGTTGTCAATACCTTTGCGCTGAAAGTGGAACGGTATAATGGTAAGATAACATCGAACCTTGAGGCCACCGATCCTGTTATATTTGCAGATGAGATGCATATCACGAATGTAATCTTTAATCTGATGGATAACGCGGTGAAATATAAGAAACCGGAAGAGGATCTGGAACTGAAAGTGAGAACGTGGAATGAGTCGGGTAAACTGATGATTTCGATACAGGATAATGGTATCGGTATCAAAAAAGAGAACCTGAAAAAGATATTTGAAAAGTTCTATCGTGTACATACGGGTAATCTGCACGATGTGAAGGGCTTTGGACTTGGATTGGCTTATGTGAGAAAAATAATATTGGATCATAAGGGAACCATCCGGGCGGAAAGCGACCTGAACGTGGGAACTAAATTTATTATTGCATTACCTTTATTAAAAAATAATTGA